The following nucleotide sequence is from Patagioenas fasciata isolate bPatFas1 chromosome 9, bPatFas1.hap1, whole genome shotgun sequence.
TCTCAGCCTGTGGTTGAAGCTTCATCCTCAGTACAATATTGTAGGCAGACGCAATAAAATTTGGGCCAACTGCTGACTTTAATGCTTCCTTACATGAGTTCACAGTCTTTGCACGGCTGCTCGCACAAGAAACTTCCCTGATATTTGCTTAAAGCAGAAACATTAGCTCAGTTATGAATTTTTACAGTTTTTTAAGCAATAATAAGGTCAGACTCAAATATGAATGCAAATGCCTTGAAAACCATGAGCAGTGTTATCATTCTGGGGCACAAATACTAAAAACACCTTGTTTGGTGGTGGGTGCATTTCTCTTGCAGCCCTTTTGCTGTAATACCTGGTTCTTATTCCCTCGCCAGGAGCACCGGCTGCTTTAGCTGCCCAGGTTCTTTCATCAGTACATTTATTTGAGGAAGCAATACAAGCCATGCTGGACTATCGGTGTTCTTgcgaaaataatgtatttctaaaCATTTAACATGGCAGGCGTATAAAAAGAGgaggtggtgggttttttaagGTGTACAAATGATCAAAGAGCGGGTTAAACATCTCTCCCAGAGCGCTCAGGAGCTGACAACAGCACAGCAACCGAATCACAGATCCCAAAAGCACAGGAACAGCCGGAGTTTCACCCGTTTCTAGAACCACAGCAGCATTCTGCCCTCAGTTATGCAATACTGTACCGTTAGCTATTTAGTTTAAcgaaataaatctattttttaaaaactttgatcttcttaaCATACATTCTTAGACCGCTGACATCTGAAATACTTGTTTAGAGAGAATTCTCCCCAAACTGCATTTTTATATCTAAAAACCAAATAACACACCCCATAATTCCATCACAAAACCAGGTGCAGTTGTTGTACAGAGCAAAACTCAATACTGACCATAATCACAACGTAAAAAACACGGTGAAACCTCAAAGTTGGTCCTGGAGGTTTCTGCACCTGGTGTAATTTGTCTCTAAGAGACGAGGTGAAGAGCAGCCCCGTGTAAATACGGCACCGgccccgctggagcaggaggtGGCAGCTCCGGGAGGCACCTGTAGCATCTGCGCTGTGTAGTGGACGTGTCAAGAATAATCATGTTAATGCCATTGCCAATTCTGTATTGTTGTCTATTAGAAGTGTAAACTACTGAAAACTCGGCCTTGCAGATATGAATAAAGTGATTAAAATACCCATCTTTACAGACATAATGAAGTTTGTCCTCTTTAAGAAACACAAATCtcagcatttctttcttttttcgttTTAAAATTTGAAGAGAACTATTGTAAAAACAGATATAAAGTCACAATTTAAATGCATCTGTTGTGATCTTCCCTGTGTGGTTCCAGCACTCTCAGGGCCCGTTCACAGATGTATATTTGTGCATTTCGATTATCCTGATGTACGAGATGTCTGATAACTCCACCACACACAAACTCACCCCGCGAACATTATCAGACACCCAAGCAATTCTGTTTTCTACATCTACATTCCTAGATACACACGCAATGTGCATCACATTTGCAGCATATCCCATCGGCTTCTGCAGACCCCACAGGGTCCCCAGGTTTGTAATACTGCAAACAATTCCAGAGGTGTGTCGTGTTTAAATTCAATGCTGTAAAATCCTCGGGAGGATCAAAGTTGATATTTTGAACAAAGGAAGTTGTTGGGCAGAGAACAAACACCTAAAGGTGGCAAAGGATGATTCAGTTgcaaaaacaataagaaaaatccAGTTAGGAATTAGGGAATTATCTTCAAGGCTGCTTTCTTGGCATAAACATTCTTGCTCGGTGACATTTCACGTCAGGGCAGGTACATGAGAAAGCGCATTGTGAATGCTCAGTGTTTTTATTTAGGAATATGGGAACTTTCCAGGGCAATTCTGCCGTTGTGGTTCTGCCCGGCAGCACCGCCGCCTGCGGTCCAGGTCCCATGGGCAGCTCTGGGTTTGGGTTGCGTTGCCCTGGACTTTAAACATTTTTACAGCAAATAGGTTGAAGCTTATAGATAAATACAGAATCAAAGGCAAGTAACTGAAGTGTCTGCTGATAAATCCTGCCAAAACCTGATGATTTCACTTGGTGTAAGGCCATGTACCGCAATCAAATGTCGATACTTACAGATATCAAAATCAATTTTATAAAGAAAGAATTTATTATCCTCTGGAATACTGATGTTCACTTTAAGCATATTTAAGCAAATTCCAACATAAACATCCTCAAATTTAATGGGTTTGACATGACTCATCAGTTCATAAATCCTCAGAGCCAGTTTTCCATCCAGGATATAACTCATCCCGCTGCAATAGGGAGGATACGTCTTGAACGGATACTCATCATAAGAGATGTACGTCTTTTTGGAAAAGCCTCTGTAGGGGAAGTTATGTACAAGAGGATAaccaagaaaaacattttctgagGAATTCAGCTTCAGAAGAGATTTGACCAGGTTCGGGGTGTTGATGAAGACGTCGCTGTCGGTTTTCATGAGGAATCTGGCGTTAGAGCAGAACTCGGTGACCCACCTGAAGCCCATGATCGTTTTCAAGGTGAGATTGTTGTAGGTGTCCAGAAAATTCTGGCGAATTATGTCACCGTAGAGGACGTTTTCATCTTCCACTGACAACACAGCAGCGTCGTCTTCTCTTCGAGTCTCCTGCCCCAGTAAGAACAGGGTTAGAACTCGATGTCCCCACCACGAGTCCCGAGATCCCCACGTTATCCTGATGGCCTGTCTTGATTTCACGTCCTCGGGATGCGAAGTCACCAAGATGACCAGGAACGGATCGATGTCTTCGCATTTCAGGTGCTCCCGCAACGTGAAGAGGTAGCGTTGCTTGTAAACTGGCTCGTATTCATAGAAATACATCAGGTTTGTCTGCTCAATCCCAGCGTTGGGGGAAAAACTTATGTACCAAGTTGTTACGACAGAAAatacaaggagaaacaaaagaatCCATTTTAGTGCTCGCATATACATGACACTGACTAGAACTTTGCAGAAGTGCGTCAGCGACCTCCAAAATCTCTACCACAAGTCCTGCAGCATGTCTCTtgctgaaaaagaaatgaaaaagtagCATTCAGAATGCTGTTATTCAAATATTATATTTTTCTCCTCTTGTCCAAGATCCAAGACGCGCTGGCGCGGCCGTTACAACATCCTGTACCCCACGTGTCTCTGTGCGTCACAGAATGAGCACAACACTGAGCTGATGACACTGATTGAAACCGTAGAGGTTTCACCTCAGAAATTTCACCTGCACAAGCCCCGCTGAGCACTGGGACCCCAGAGATCTCCACACATCTCCGACTCCGTTCAGTCTCGAGGAGGGAATATTGTGCACAAAATCTAATGGCTACAAAAGTGTTCATCAAATTGACGTTCAGAAGTTTTGATTTAAAGAAAGGAAGTTCTAAAAACTGGTGGTTTTTATAAGCTGGAGCAGATCAGCCAAGAAAACAGGTGGAAAGAAAAGTACAAAGAACTATTTCGTCCCTCATGTAAGGGTGGAGCAGCCCCGTGGCCTCAGTTTTGACTGAGAACAAGCAAAGCCACATCCTGACGAGCAGTGTCAGAGCCGCAGCCGCAAACACCAACGTGTCGTGACAGACTCGGCTCCTGCGCTGCCCAGAGAAACGGCTCCCGCAACACGCAGCGTGATACGGGAATGGGTTAATAGGCACATATTAGAAAATAAATCAAGTGATTTAACAAAGGGGCATCGCAACTGACTTTGGCGCAGCAGCTTTACAGCTGACAGAACGGGAGCAGCAGGGAATCCGTTGCAGCAGATGAGCTTTGAATCTTCAAGAAGTTTTGTAAGAAAAGCCACATTCactcagctccatcagcaaagccacacaaacTGAAAGCACCCGCGGGCACAAGTGATGCAGATGAGGCCGAGCCGCTTTTTGGCCTGGGACACAAACCTTGGTCTGAGCCTAACTCCGTGGAGTCCACGCTGCAGATGGTACCACAGTGCCAGGACTATTCAAATCTATACACAATCCCAAAACTAGATTTAAAAAGAGAATCTCAGCCCTCAACCCCCATTCAGCAGCACTTGCCTTTGCTGTATTTCTTTAGAACTACATTGGCTGTGAACATAATGTACCTTTAAGCCAAAATAACTACAAAATAATTAAGCTGCCACTGTGGGAGCTCCCAACGATTTCTAATGTTTGCAGTATTTACCCCGCACTGTAAGGTATCCACAAAGATACAGGTAAGGATGATGGAAGGtctcatttcaaaacacaattAATTACTATTGAACTGATATTTTAAATGACCACTACAAGGCTTGtaaatgttttacattttttaaaaataaatccaaagcCCAACATCACATGCTAGAAATCAGGAGAATTTAAATTGCCAGAGCCCACTTGCCTTGTATTTCTGTGTACAATCTGACTTTAAATTAATGATGCATTAAGAGAAGCATTTGGAGCACCCTTCACCAGCGATACAGAGCGCACCACTTAAAATCATTAAAGCACTTTTACACAAACAGCTACTAAAATAGAAGAACTGATCTCTTTCAAAGCTGCGTGGCTCCAAAAATGCTCCATGGCAACACGATTCAGTCCTAACAGGATTCACTTCCTAACGTGACCAACGTCCCATCTTACAGACACGTAAAACCTCCAAAATTTTGGGTTGAGAATCAAACACAGTTAAAAGAGAAGATAAATTTGGCAGGTGCAGAGGAAACTCATTGGGTGTGCTCAGATTACATTTAGGGAACTTGGCTATAAccacaaaaaaatcagatttgCAATCTCATACTTACTTCTCAGCTTTATGGGAGCGAAAGAATTAAAATGCTCCGTTTTTCTCTGTATATACCAGCCTGGCTTTCAGTGAACAATATGAAAAATACATACTGGAAGAAAATAACCTGAGTTATAGATCAGTGCTTATATATTTGATGTTATATAAGTAACATTTCTCAGGGTTCGATGATCAATTTAAAGCATGCTGAAGTTTGATCAGTTCTTGACTACCTAATGGAAGAATAATCTGATTAGAAGGACCTTGATTCCTTATGGACAGAAAAGCCATTTTGAAGAACAGAACTGGAGATCAGTGCCTGATCTGCTACATAATGAAAAATCTGCGAATATGCCACCGTCACTAAGCACAGAACTTCAAACACAGAGAGAATACGGGAAAATTAAAGGGGAAACCCTCACCACAGCCCTTACAGGAAAAccgtcttttcttcctctttcaaatGCTTAAAGAAACGAGGCTGAAGGGGTGAGGTCTGATAGTCGAGCGGGCACTTTAGCttggagatgctgcagctgcagagctCCAGTGATGCCCAGGACAGGTCCCCACGGCTTCCAGGCTTTATTTCCCAGCAGCTTTTGGCTTCCAGTTGCACCCAGGCAAGAATCGCTCCTTCCAGGGAAATCCGTGATTTTCCTGCAAGCTGGCGGCTTGCTGGAACCACACAGCAAAGTCTGAGATTGTGCTGACAGATAAAACTGATTGACTTCAAATGAACTGTAACAAAGAGTGTACTGAGCATGCTCTAGAACGTCAGATCCATTTCTCACTCTGCTAGAGCTTGGGAATTCCTTGACAGGAAAAAGGTGGCAAATTCTCATTATGATTAAATTCTAATAATTACGATAGCTAATGAATAGTCTAATTTAAAGATTACTACCATATCTATAACGTTAaatcatagaaaaaaatatttttaagctacCAGCAGAAACAACTTGGAAATCTATTGCTGTTCCTGTTTCCTCATGTTCTTTGCCTGGGTCACTGCCAACGAGAACCAGAGGAATTTTTGCAAGATCATGAGCTGTGATAGCCGAGTACAACAATCCTTTTAAAGGTATTTTATACAGCCTTTAACAGTGACTTTCTCTCTCTTCAAATTGCCTAAACGATCTTAATTCTCTGTTGCAGGAAACCCTTCACAACGTATAGATTAATTAAGAGGGCACAGCCCAAAAGGTCGAATTCCTTAAGAAGAAATCTGCGCACTGCAGAAAACATATAGGAAAATAAAAGCCGTGTAACCGTTTGCtatttcaaaagggaaaaagcgCAGACACAGTTGTGTCCACACGAGGCACCCCCGGCAGGCCGCTCCATCCCCCGCACCCCCGCCATGAGCAGCCGCGCTGACCCCTCGCCGGTACCGTCGCtgttgtcccccttgtccccgcgGCTTCCGCTGCCACCGCCTCCCTCTGtcagcccggcggggcggggcgcggcggggcggggcggggcggggcggggcggtgccTCCCGGCCCTTCCGAGCAGCGGCCGCCTCCGCCCGCTGGGCCCGGCCGCCCGCAGCGCCTGGGGCGGGAAGCGGCTGtggccccgcagggctccagcgAGTTCATTTCTTTACACATCCCGGTATATGGGTTCCAGGGAAGAACACACCGGCGTTTGCAAATTCAACTTGCTCTCTTGGTGCAGGTTCCAGGCTTGATCGTGCTGAGGGTTCACCCCGCAAGCCTCCATAAATTATGACATTAATTATATTTTGTAACGTTACAAACtggatacaaactgaaacacgggaggttccacttaagtattcatcgatgacttggatgagggaatagagcgcactatcagcaagtttgctgatgacaccaagctgggaggagtggctgacacgctagAGGCTGTGATGCCACCCagagacctggacgggctggagagttgaaatgtaacaagggcaagtgtagagtcttgcatctgggtaggaacaaccccaggttccagtataagttggggaatgagctattagagagcagtgtaggggaaagggacctggaatattgtgtccagttgtggcccctcagctccagaaggacagggaactgctggagagagtccagcgcagccaccaagatgctgcagggagtggagcatctcccgtgtgaggaaaggctgagggagctggggctctggagctggagaagaggagactgaggggtgaccacattcatggggatcaatatggaaaggggcagtgtcaggaggatggagccaggctcttctcggtgacaaccaacggtaggacaaggggtaatgggttcaaactggaacagaaaaggttccacttaaatttgagaagaaacttcttcccagtgagggtggcagagcctggcccaggctgcccagggaggttgtggagtctccttctctgcagacattcaaacccgcctggacaccttcctgtggaacctcagctgggtgttcctgctccatggggggattgcactggatgagctttccaggtcccttccaacccctgacattctgcgatACAAAAGCACACAGCATGGTGGAATATCCTGCCCGGACAACTTGGGAATCTACATAGTTTATGTAAACCTATGCAGTTTAGAAAAGGTTTGTTGTGCAAAGTTTGAGTTCAGATTAGTTGATGGAAAATCATCTGAGTTCTGGTTTAttgctgtgggttttttaaacCAAATGTATAGGCAAACCCTGCACAAGCAAGATAGCCTCACCCAGCAGAGCAAACACACCTTTGGACACATGAAAGCAAGACTTCTTGCTCTTTAAATATTCACCTCTTAGTGCAAATGGAGATGTAGAACCGGTGTGAGGAAGGCCGTGTCCTGCTGTATCTTGTGCAGATGCGGACAGCTCTGTTTCCATCTCGTGCTGGTAGATAAACACCAAAGTAATGCGGGAAATCATTGCTGGAAGCGGCTCTGCATCACAAAATCGTGCTCTGAACCAAACTCATGTTTGATGTGGATAGTTAAAAACTGCAAAACCATGGAGTCCTCAGAAGGGAGTTGTTCTGTCCTGGAAATAAATGTAATTAGCTCATAAAAAGTCAAACATCGCGTAACCATTTCTTTAAAGTTGAGCCCATGAATATCGAATACAGTCGGAGCAAACGTCTAGAGCAGAGAACTGTGAGCAATGGTTAAATGGCGGCGCTACATTGTTTATAAAGAAATGCAAATGCTTTCTTCTCTCATTTAACACGTCATGAGCTGCTCCTGAAGCAAATCCTACTTGTAATCTATACACGTTATTAAACATGAAAAAACGCACAACGGTGAGTGTGTCACTGCCCTCTTCCATTGCCCCCAATTAGTTCTGGTCTAACCCTTTAAGCTTCAAGAGAAACCAGATGATAACTTGTCTGTCAAGACTGACCTTCATTTTACGCAACATGTGTAATACCTGAGCAACCAATGTCGCAATTATCAAAATGATTACCCTATCAGTCAGCGGCTCACTCAGCCAGAAGATCTTTACGTCTTTTTTTGCTGATTACGTGCTttttgaagcaaagacaagtgGCAATAACTAATATTAGTGCTTCTGGGTATAAGGGCAAATAATTATTGCAATATTCGGTGAGCGTTGGACCAACCCAACGTAGATCTACTAACTGTCCAAAACATGGAGATTTGACATGAATTAAATAATATTACACTAAATTTTCTACATCCTCTGTTTTTATTCTACTGTTTATAATGCTGCCCTACAAATGATCTTTTGATTGAGGCTCAGTTATTTCCCCCCTTCTTGTTCCTCTCCTGAAGGAAATTTTCATCCTAGATCAGTGGGTAACAGCAGAATAGAGCATAATGAAGCTAATTTTTAATTTCAAGTAGCTGAATCACAGTAATGGCCACATCGTAAGACCTACATTTAGTCTCCACCATGCAGAGTTACTCACCGAGTTTACAACTTGGCGTAATCAAAGCAGACAACTTCATGCATgggtgaggaggaagagcagctgaTGGAGGCCGAGGCAGTCAGAGCAGAGCACGTTTTTCAGTGGAGTTCGCTCATTGTTTTATTGAGTGGTTGTTCCCCTGTAGACTCACATTAGAAACGTCCCGAGATTAATTTGTTGCTGGGAGATGAGATGCACCGATAATTCAGGTACCTCATCATTTTGTGGATTGGTTAAGTAGGGACGAACCATAAGATTTCCCCTGCATTtctatttcatttcttttccaaagCAGATGCAGTAATAAAGGGATCTTTTCTCTCTGGGCACACACTGAAACAGGGGACACGGCAGCTCCCGGATCACAGCATTAGGGACCGTAACCAGGCACACACGATTTTACAATGTAAAGAGCTCTTAAACGGTCATGTAAGTGTGGATCAACGTTCAAACATGTTCAAAGACTGTAACCTTTGCGCTTGTGACCACTTGGTACGTTACTCATCGTTGTTCCGCCCACAGGCTTGGCGCTGAACATTCATAAATACTGTTTGCCTATTATCACGTTGATAAAAGCCAGCATGTGTTTGTACAGAGCTTTTACTTACTTTTCATAGCACgaagctgctgcttcttcttcctGGCTCTTTGTGCTACATCTCACGGGGGAAGAACGACATTTTTCTGGCAAAAACTGGCGTGACGGAAGGCAGTGAATTCCAGTTGGGAGGCTTACCAGAGAGCACCACGGCACAAATGGGCCTCCAGAACACCAAACACCCCAAAGTGAAGCAAGCTAACATACCGATGTTGGGACTCGATTCTGCGGGGAAATCCACGCTGTTGTACAAGTTCAAGTATAATGATGCTTTTCTAACAATTCCAACAATCGGCTTTAATGTTGATATGATTGAAATGGGGAAAGATTTCACCTTGACGTTTTGGGATGTTGGAGGACAGCAGAAAATGAGGCAGGTTTGGTGCGACTTCCTGGAAGACGCAGATGGACTGCTCTATGTTGTGGACAGCTCTGATAAGCGACGTCTGGAAGAATCAAAGAAAGAATTTGAACTCATTTTAAAGAACGAATTTATAAAGAACGTACCAGTCATCGTGCTAGCAAACAAGCAGGATTTGCCTGGAGCTTTGAACGCTGAGGAAATAACCAGGAAATTCAAGGTGAAGAAAAACTGCAGTGACAGAAACTGGTACGTCCAACCCTGTTGTGCTATCACAGGAGAAGGTTTGGCAGAAGCTCTCCACAGACTCATCACATTCACAAAACACTCCAGCAGATCAAAGGAGACTGGTACAGTCTTTAAGGAAATCAAAACACCCTAAGAATTCCTGTCATCAAATTCTGGTGAACTTCAATCAGCGTATTTCGTTGGACAGACTAAATCTGAAAATACTGGTAAACTCTTATGagtaaatatttataaagaaCTTGGACAATATTTAACTATACTGTTATACCTGCAGATGCTTCTGAGATACtaccctgcagcattttattagtGACGGTATACTCGGGGTGATTCAGCTCCAAAGCGTCGCTGTTGAATGATGAAAAAGGTGGATGTGAGCTTCTGAATTTTAGCAAGTGCTAAAATAGGTGAGCAGTGCTTAAAATGCTTAAACCGAGTATTTTGTCAAGATGTAAAATAGCAAGGTCATTCATTCAGCAAGCAAAGCTGGAGATAAAATGTTTTTCCATAATAAATGCTCCATGTATGGTTTTCTCATGTGAAAGTATAGTCGTTTTAGAGCTTAACCTCTTAGTTATGTACAAGAGAACCTATGAATTTGAAATAGTTGTTGGATATTATCACATTCTAGAACCAATTACTCCAAATAGATTTTAACAGACAGGATCTGCTCTGCCACAGCCGAAGCTGAGAGCCAGTGCTGTGTGTAAGGTGTAGGTCTGATGTCCCTTTGTCACATATTTCTTGGTGTCTGTGCTGCTGGATTCGATCCTCAGCCAAGAGCAGAGGGATGGACGCCAGTGTGGGATCAGTCCAGCCAAGCGCTGATccccattggttttggggtgggggataAACAGGGGAAGAAATGGAGGGGATTGGCTCCTTGGTcattttttaaattgattttgaTGGATCCTGTTCTGCCTGTACTGAAGCCACCTGAAATTTTGTTCCTGATAAATTTAAGTGTGATTAAATTTGACATGTGGCACAAAATTGCTCATCGTATTACTATggtgtgtagaaaaaaaaattccaaatggAATTTCTGTTCAGATTTCCTGATTCATGAAGGAATGAACTAGCATTCTGAATGACATTAAAGCAACGAAGGTTTGATAACTAGAAGACTAATTGAACTGTATTAACCATGAAAACTGTTTAAACACTAAGGCTGAAAAGTTAATATGGCCTGCTCTtttaaaagcaagagaaaagagCCCATCTAATTATTGCATATACAGTCCCAGAAAATGCAGTCCAGTTATTTCTGCCTTCTTGAGCAATGTCTGCAGATGTAGGATGCTCCAGCGGTTAAGGTGCTTGCTTAGAtagctggatttttatttttcccaatatcTATGATGATCTTTGACCCCAGACCAGTCATTTAATCACTTTGTGCCTCAACAGTCCCTTGGCAAAACAAACTTCTCAGCTATGCCCTCTGAAAAGTTGTGACAAGGGGCAGCTTGTGAGCCCTTCTCCCGTGACAAAATGATCATGCCAAGTAATTCACATAACAAATTTACATTTAGTTCTTACTAATAAACAGGCAGGAATTTCAAGTTATCGAAGGATGAAGCAGCACAAGAAGCACCCAGACGTACCCTGTTGTCTCATGCATATATTATTCAAAGACAAAAAATCATCAGGTGAATTTGCTGAAATAGTAAACAAAGGAAGGTTTCTCAAGAGAAGCTGTTATTAATACTGACAGTCATTACCATGGGCTAAATCCTGAGTCATGTTGAGACTACATTTCCAAAAGGAGAGCAAGTATTTAGCCTTGTCATTGCCTCGTCTGATGATTTAGGCTCAATGTAAAATATTATCTTCTGTcccaaaaaaaagtttttaaaagtccGCAAAAATGAACACATTATTTTTCTAAACCAAGCAATTCAGTGTTAAAAGATGTAATATTTCAGATCAATACACTTATCaacatttgcatgtgtatgttACATATTCTCCCACTAGTTTAATCTAATCATGTGTCTGTTATACATCTGAATCTAGTTCACCGGCCTCAGGACTTCCCCAGGGAATAATACTCCTTGAGAGATTTAATGAGAGTGCACTGGGGTCTCTAATTAGACAAGAAGCAAGTTCTGAAGGGAGAAACAAAGTAGTATAATAGACCAGCTCATATAGCTGAAAAAGACAATAAGCTTTCAGgcacacagccccttccccaggttatcaaaGTAGATTAAATGATACTTATATTGACTTGAAGAAAATCTTTTACATTATTcttcaaaggaaataaataaactCTATTCCATTCAATTTACAGAATATCAAgtatttaaaaattgatttttctaAGAGCTTCATTTCCTAAAGAAATGCCCAGTGAGACCCCTACTGTTTTTAAGCCTTAAAACAAATATCAATCAGGTTGGATAGAGGAGCAGGTTCTCAAAGGAATTATACGCctgaagtttaattaaaaaaaatcagtgagacAGAGCAAAGTGACCATAGTGGTGCCCCCCGTGCAGGCAAGGCTGATAAGGTACAGAAGACTAATCCCCACGGAGACAAATGTTCCATTTTAACTGCAGGAGAGCCTACAAGAGGACATAAATCCACGGAGCCGAGATTTAATTAGTTTCTCTACTCCTGGAGCTAGTTGGTCTTTTTCTATAGGCATGAGTATGTAGGGTACTGGGAGACTTCCTTAGGATAAGGAGTTAGAAGATTTGGAATCCACTGCTTAAATTTCTTTCCTACACCTGGAGTAAAGAATCTCCGTGTCTGCTCCGCGTGTTTCGAGAAGGATCCCCGAAAAAGCGTATTCCGTGGGCAGGAAAGTGTGGAGGAAGTGGAACTTTTGGCTCAATTTTGCAAGAACTGAAATCAATAGCAAGAAAGCAATAAACGTGTTTTACAGCTTCATCCTGCTATGGAGGGTTTTAGATCTTTTGACTGCTTGGCTGAACAATATAATGAGCAGAGTTGCCTTGATGTTTCAGAGCACAACAAACTGGAATTCTACTTGAGCTAAAAATACAGTCCACAGTTGTAAGGATAATTTATTCCTGGAcacattttggtttattttattatatttatatagGTTGCTCACTAAATGCAGTTTTAGGATTGTTGAAGCATTTGGCGTGCTTTGAGAAGGTGAGAAATCAGAATATTAAGAGTGCTGGCCCCCTTGGCAGTGGAACCGAAGTCTATGAGTTACAAAGTTTGCACAGGATAAAGGGCCTTAAAGAGTTTGCCCCGCTTCAGCTGTGTATGTTGCTTCAGGTTTTGGAACTTTTTCCACTAGCTTTCCTAATAAATCCCACCCTGATCACCCTGgtgtttcttgccctttttattgATGCATACTGGCAGTCTTGTGCAACTGCAATGAAGTGGCAGAGGCATGACAACTATATCGTAGCTGAAGTGTGGAAGTCCTCCAGTGTCTGCTGCTATTTCTTA
It contains:
- the B3GALNT1 gene encoding UDP-GalNAc:beta-1,3-N-acetylgalactosaminyltransferase 1 — protein: MYMRALKWILLFLLVFSVVTTWYISFSPNAGIEQTNLMYFYEYEPVYKQRYLFTLREHLKCEDIDPFLVILVTSHPEDVKSRQAIRITWGSRDSWWGHRVLTLFLLGQETRREDDAAVLSVEDENVLYGDIIRQNFLDTYNNLTLKTIMGFRWVTEFCSNARFLMKTDSDVFINTPNLVKSLLKLNSSENVFLGYPLVHNFPYRGFSKKTYISYDEYPFKTYPPYCSGMSYILDGKLALRIYELMSHVKPIKFEDVYVGICLNMLKVNISIPEDNKFFLYKIDFDICKYRHLIAVHGLTPSEIIRFWQDLSADTSVTCL
- the ARL14 gene encoding ADP-ribosylation factor-like protein 14 — protein: MGLQNTKHPKVKQANIPMLGLDSAGKSTLLYKFKYNDAFLTIPTIGFNVDMIEMGKDFTLTFWDVGGQQKMRQVWCDFLEDADGLLYVVDSSDKRRLEESKKEFELILKNEFIKNVPVIVLANKQDLPGALNAEEITRKFKVKKNCSDRNWYVQPCCAITGEGLAEALHRLITFTKHSSRSKETGTVFKEIKTP